The Candidatus Methylomirabilota bacterium genome includes a window with the following:
- a CDS encoding ABC transporter permease, giving the protein GLGDPNLMSWGLMLQNAQGFLRRAWWMAVFPGLAIFMAVLSFNLFGDGLSDALNPRLRQRT; this is encoded by the coding sequence CGGCCTGGGTGATCCCAATCTCATGAGCTGGGGGCTCATGCTCCAGAACGCCCAGGGTTTTCTCCGGCGCGCGTGGTGGATGGCCGTCTTCCCAGGGCTCGCCATCTTTATGGCGGTGCTCTCGTTCAATCTCTTCGGCGACGGCTTGAGCGATGCCCTGAATCCGCGGCTGCGTCAGCGCACCTGA